GCGCATCGGAAATCGTTTCGGCGGGCGCGATCATCCTCGCCATGGGCATCGATACGCCGTCCGTCGTTCCCGGACTCGCCATCGTGCCGCGCAAGGGACACCTGGTGATCACCGATCGCTACCCGGACCTCATTCGCAGCCAGCTGGTGGAACTCGGATACCTCCAGAGCGCCCATGCCATGACCGGCGCGTCCACCGCGTTCAATCTCCAGCCGCGCGCCACCGGGCAGGTGCTGATCGGATCGTCCCGCGAACTCGTCGGGCGCGACCCGTCGGTGAACCGCCGCATCGTGCACGACATGGTGCAGCGCGCCGTGGAGTTCGTTCCCAAACTCGGCGACTGTCTGGCCATCCGCACGTGGACCGGGTTCCGACCGGCCACGCCCGACAAGCTGCCGCTCATCGGACCCTGGCCCGACGTGCCCGGCGTCTGGATCGCGGCCGGCCACGAGGGACTCGGCATCACCACGGCGACCGGCACGGCGGCGCTCATCGCCGCGGGCCTGCTTGGCGGGCCGCCGCCGATCGCGGCCGAGCCCTTTCTGCCCACCCGCCCGATGCCGGCGCTGGCGGTGGCATGACGTCGCGCGCGCTGACCGTGACGATCGATGGCCGCCGCGTGTCGGTGGCGGCCGGCGCCTCGGTAGCCGTCGCGCTGCTCGATGCAGACGTGGTGCGCTTTCGCCGCTCGGTGCGCGGCGAGCCGCGCGGGCCGGTGTGCGGCATGGGCATCTGTTATGAATGCCGCGTGACGATCGACGGTGCGGCGCACCAACGCGCCTGCCTCGTGGATTGCGAAGAAGGGATGGTGATCGAGACCGGAGCGCCGCCGCGTGACTGAGTCGCTCCGTC
Above is a genomic segment from Gemmatimonadaceae bacterium containing:
- a CDS encoding 2Fe-2S iron-sulfur cluster-binding protein, encoding MTSRALTVTIDGRRVSVAAGASVAVALLDADVVRFRRSVRGEPRGPVCGMGICYECRVTIDGAAHQRACLVDCEEGMVIETGAPPRD
- a CDS encoding FAD-dependent oxidoreductase, with product MNGAARPDAVIVGAGIVGAACAHALAARGLRVLVCDADFPGGGATAAGMGHIVVMDDSPAQLALTVLSRRLWSELAPSLSPTCEDERPGTLWVAATADEMGVVAEKHALCKRMGVASHVLDECGLADAEPNLRPGLAGALFVPDDRVIYPPGAARWLLDAAVAKGATVRLGTRALSVAPSSVTLHANGASEIVSAGAIILAMGIDTPSVVPGLAIVPRKGHLVITDRYPDLIRSQLVELGYLQSAHAMTGASTAFNLQPRATGQVLIGSSRELVGRDPSVNRRIVHDMVQRAVEFVPKLGDCLAIRTWTGFRPATPDKLPLIGPWPDVPGVWIAAGHEGLGITTATGTAALIAAGLLGGPPPIAAEPFLPTRPMPALAVA